One genomic segment of Deltaproteobacteria bacterium includes these proteins:
- a CDS encoding EamA family transporter, whose amino-acid sequence MIYLLIVSVLWSMSFGLIKSQVSGLDPFVVSAIRLGFSALIFAPFLRHFKAKLVFELIIIGLIQFGLMYCAYIASYKILAGHQIALLTTTTPIFVALIALAIAKRWHFAPILAAFIAVIGAIVIVYNPAMLKPTLMGLVLVQLSNICFAAGQIWYRNARKRHGLTNDISAFGWLYIGALIAPIAFLLLNSTNPVLPHTGAQWASLAYLGLIPSALGFYLWNKGVTQVSSGTAATMNNLKIPGAVILAWLIFNETINLPRVIISIVLMAAALWLAHEPQKNKQAALKYNAG is encoded by the coding sequence ATGATTTATTTATTAATAGTTTCAGTGTTGTGGAGTATGTCTTTTGGGCTTATAAAATCGCAAGTTTCCGGTTTAGACCCTTTTGTAGTGTCTGCAATTCGCTTAGGTTTTTCTGCGTTAATTTTTGCTCCGTTTTTACGTCATTTTAAAGCCAAATTGGTATTTGAATTAATAATCATTGGTTTAATTCAATTTGGCCTAATGTATTGCGCCTATATAGCCAGTTATAAAATCTTAGCTGGGCATCAAATTGCACTGCTTACAACGACTACTCCGATTTTCGTGGCGTTAATTGCACTTGCCATTGCTAAACGTTGGCATTTTGCACCAATTTTGGCTGCATTTATTGCAGTTATCGGTGCCATTGTAATTGTTTATAATCCTGCCATGCTCAAGCCGACGTTAATGGGCTTAGTGCTGGTACAGCTTTCTAATATCTGTTTTGCCGCCGGCCAGATATGGTATCGCAATGCGCGCAAACGTCATGGCCTCACTAACGATATCAGCGCTTTTGGTTGGTTATACATTGGCGCTTTAATCGCTCCAATAGCCTTCTTGCTGCTAAACAGTACAAACCCCGTTTTACCACATACCGGTGCACAATGGGCAAGTCTTGCTTATCTTGGTTTGATTCCCTCTGCTTTAGGCTTCTACCTGTGGAATAAAGGAGTTACCCAAGTAAGCTCTGGCACCGCGGCGACAATGAATAACCTAAAAATACCTGGTGCGGTAATATTGGCTTGGCTGATATTTAATGAAACAATCAATTTACCACGCGTAATAATAAGCATTGTTTTAATGGCTGCTGCCCTATGGCTTGCGCATGAGCCACAAAAAAATAAACAAGCAGCGTTAAAATATAATGCAGGTTAA
- a CDS encoding LTA synthase family protein: MLKDLNLSFSEAWASGFAAGIACDLMAAILPLVLAKLVILIIGRGERLAAIISTFFVWLATLAGALYFSFFQMPLDWWIVRQHWSDLSDVSGSIPALITSPLHIISILLMLLAIVTIAISPPRQTNSRLKTLRQLLIALAISALLWEAPPLMSINDGSPLVKDHILRFWAMQNFRKGLYQGIGMSWTAQLEKARANQNHQAPTNGLLAYRNFIDDPLLANILKQNQHQIAPWYDAADYPRPSTDYYPLLYKTTPSINNTQVWRKQLGLPVDGPIHVIVLFVESFRGFEFDHPQIGQLIFKRLIPLLKRHAIRFKQAYSSSQHTGQTVRGFYSTLCSMLPNMTGPAEYLAFTTLRVKCLQQVLKNAGYLTTYMNSYRATFHQTRLFENLHGVDEFYDEPYYFSQGITQRIGDWGLADGPFLQSSLKLMQQLAQSNKPIFVNASTLSTHHKYSVIPEGPLPDELIMATENHQSYRGFLSRFRYADYAIADFIEALWRSPIGERTLLVMLGDHSVPILPYIELTNIQRHEIQYRITMAMLTKHMKRPQVRNHIAHQIDITPTIAAIIGVNDTVAWLGKNLLVGDGSPWVYMSASGDLTYRTDSHYCSYKPNQAMHCFNTQQYDPLFDPILPKAAAIPQEAELFINAVKANLWSTANNRIMP, translated from the coding sequence GTGCTTAAAGATCTAAACCTATCTTTCAGCGAAGCTTGGGCCTCAGGTTTTGCTGCAGGTATAGCCTGCGATTTAATGGCAGCAATACTGCCTTTGGTTCTAGCTAAACTTGTTATATTAATTATAGGCCGCGGTGAACGTCTGGCGGCTATTATCTCAACCTTTTTTGTTTGGCTTGCAACATTAGCTGGTGCTTTATATTTCAGTTTTTTTCAAATGCCCCTTGATTGGTGGATAGTACGCCAACATTGGTCAGATTTATCTGATGTTTCCGGCTCAATTCCAGCATTAATTACTAGCCCATTACATATTATCAGTATATTATTAATGTTGTTGGCCATAGTAACAATTGCTATTTCGCCACCTCGACAAACGAACTCGCGTCTTAAAACTCTACGGCAGCTATTAATAGCTTTAGCCATAAGTGCGCTTTTATGGGAAGCGCCCCCGCTGATGTCGATCAATGACGGCTCGCCACTAGTTAAAGATCACATACTGCGGTTCTGGGCGATGCAAAACTTTCGCAAAGGTTTGTATCAGGGCATCGGCATGAGCTGGACTGCGCAACTTGAAAAAGCTCGCGCCAACCAAAACCATCAGGCTCCAACAAATGGTCTTCTAGCCTACCGCAATTTCATCGATGACCCTTTGCTAGCTAATATCCTTAAACAAAATCAACACCAAATTGCTCCTTGGTACGATGCTGCTGATTATCCCCGTCCATCGACCGACTACTATCCATTGTTATATAAAACCACTCCTTCTATTAATAACACCCAGGTATGGCGCAAACAGCTCGGCCTTCCGGTTGATGGCCCTATTCATGTCATCGTATTATTTGTTGAAAGTTTTCGTGGCTTTGAATTTGATCATCCACAAATTGGCCAGCTTATATTTAAACGATTAATTCCTTTGTTAAAACGACACGCCATTCGCTTTAAACAAGCTTACAGTTCAAGTCAGCATACCGGGCAAACCGTGCGCGGTTTCTATAGTACCTTGTGTTCAATGCTGCCTAATATGACCGGGCCTGCAGAATATTTGGCGTTTACCACTTTAAGAGTTAAATGCTTACAACAAGTTTTAAAAAATGCGGGGTATCTCACTACCTATATGAATTCTTACCGCGCAACTTTTCATCAAACTCGTTTGTTTGAAAATCTGCATGGCGTCGATGAATTTTACGATGAACCCTACTATTTCTCCCAGGGTATTACTCAACGTATTGGCGATTGGGGTTTGGCTGACGGACCATTTTTGCAAAGTTCCCTTAAGCTTATGCAGCAACTTGCACAGTCAAATAAACCAATATTTGTAAACGCTTCAACCCTAAGTACCCATCACAAATATTCTGTAATACCTGAAGGGCCATTGCCTGATGAGTTAATTATGGCCACCGAAAATCATCAAAGTTATCGTGGCTTTCTTTCGCGTTTTCGTTATGCTGATTACGCTATCGCTGATTTTATTGAGGCTTTATGGCGTAGTCCTATCGGCGAGCGCACTTTGTTAGTTATGTTAGGCGATCATAGTGTACCTATATTACCATATATTGAACTAACAAATATTCAGCGTCATGAAATTCAATACCGTATCACTATGGCAATGCTAACCAAACATATGAAGCGACCACAAGTTCGTAATCACATAGCACACCAAATAGATATCACTCCTACCATTGCTGCTATTATTGGAGTAAATGACACCGTTGCTTGGCTAGGCAAAAATCTACTCGTGGGTGATGGCAGCCCATGGGTATATATGAGCGCGAGTGGTGATTTGACCTATCGTACAGATAGTCACTATTGTTCATACAAACCAAATCAAGCTATGCATTGTTTTAACACCCAACAATACGATCCCTTATTTGATCCAATATTGCCAAAAGCTGCTGCAATTCCCCAAGAAGCTGAGTTATTTATTAATGCTGTGAAAGCGAATTTATGGAGCACCGCTAATAATCGAATAATGCCTTAA
- a CDS encoding CAP domain-containing protein, producing the protein MPALYELLLIVGTIFAGNLAKPCEQSDSSECHHSTLLSYERWVPPPKLRPFEKRISQIIKNWGKTRDLSLSYDARLSLVAQSALNDVPRNPQERIDLEALKIKSYHLGFTDAGLAAIALRTPLSHNVDQIIADELKSRFASLSPTCFGVGAIVSGNERIVMILVAKRMVRLLPMPAVVKRGQQINLAGRVVVAASDSYTKIIIALGLPDGTVQRRKLTLTKRQFATTIHAGYQKGILNVQILIDRALGPEIASQFLIGIEQNIDAKKIHRVVNEYKDNQKFSIQERKAQLLALILGSREAVGVVLPAANISLDEVANAHAVDMKTHNFFAHVSPHYGDLAQRLAQRQILVSRALENLARANSVEEVLQQWLASPAHRANLLDPDVDAMGIGIQLTANSQILAVLVLVRRADEGDSKELATRTLSRINVKRLRLGLNALTFDEELSRLARLHCSAVANGRDGEEIVTEIKQQLIGYSISVNSFMGTNIDIVTHSDDLRLCYERVGIGVIRLQPNDARLWITVIYVKD; encoded by the coding sequence GTGCCAGCGTTGTATGAATTATTGTTGATAGTTGGGACGATATTTGCTGGCAACTTGGCTAAACCTTGTGAGCAAAGTGATAGTAGCGAGTGTCACCATTCTACTTTATTAAGTTATGAGCGCTGGGTACCACCACCAAAGCTGCGACCATTTGAAAAGCGAATTTCACAAATAATTAAAAATTGGGGCAAAACGCGTGATTTGTCGTTAAGTTATGACGCGCGTTTATCATTAGTAGCGCAAAGCGCATTAAATGATGTACCAAGAAACCCACAAGAACGAATTGATTTAGAAGCGCTAAAAATCAAAAGTTATCATTTAGGATTCACCGATGCTGGTTTAGCGGCGATAGCATTGCGAACACCATTATCGCATAATGTCGATCAAATAATTGCTGATGAATTAAAATCTCGGTTTGCATCATTATCACCTACATGTTTCGGTGTAGGTGCAATTGTTTCAGGCAATGAACGTATAGTTATGATTTTAGTAGCAAAGCGGATGGTACGATTGTTACCTATGCCAGCAGTAGTGAAAAGAGGACAACAAATTAATCTAGCTGGAAGAGTTGTTGTAGCTGCCAGTGATAGTTATACTAAAATTATTATCGCTTTAGGTTTGCCTGATGGAACCGTACAACGACGTAAGTTAACTTTAACTAAGCGGCAATTTGCAACTACAATTCATGCTGGTTATCAAAAAGGGATACTCAATGTGCAGATCCTTATTGATCGTGCTCTTGGTCCCGAAATTGCTTCGCAGTTTCTTATAGGAATAGAACAAAATATTGATGCAAAAAAAATTCATCGCGTTGTTAATGAATATAAAGATAATCAAAAGTTTTCTATACAAGAACGCAAAGCGCAATTATTGGCTTTAATATTGGGTAGCCGTGAAGCTGTAGGAGTGGTATTGCCTGCAGCAAATATTTCTCTTGATGAAGTGGCTAATGCACATGCAGTTGATATGAAAACTCATAATTTTTTTGCTCACGTATCACCTCATTATGGGGATTTAGCGCAGCGATTGGCGCAACGCCAAATATTGGTTTCACGTGCGCTTGAGAATTTAGCTAGAGCTAATAGTGTTGAAGAGGTTTTGCAACAATGGTTAGCTAGTCCTGCGCATCGGGCAAATTTGCTTGATCCTGATGTTGATGCAATGGGTATTGGAATACAACTCACTGCGAATTCCCAGATATTGGCGGTGCTCGTATTGGTACGGCGAGCTGATGAAGGTGATAGTAAAGAGTTAGCTACACGTACGCTTAGCCGCATCAATGTAAAACGTTTACGCCTTGGACTTAATGCTTTAACTTTTGATGAAGAGCTATCGCGTTTAGCTCGTTTACATTGCAGTGCTGTTGCTAATGGTCGTGATGGTGAAGAGATAGTAACAGAGATTAAACAGCAATTAATTGGTTATAGTATAAGTGTGAACTCTTTTATGGGCACCAACATAGACATAGTTACTCATTCAGATGATTTAAGGTTGTGCTATGAACGGGTAGGGATTGGCGTCATACGTTTGCAACCGAACGATGCTAGATTGTGGATAACGGTGATTTATGTAAAAGATTAA
- a CDS encoding nucleoside monophosphate kinase, which translates to MMPQNIIVAGKSGAGKQPRIDVLLNEYKLKQLSTGNIFREYLGAYKQIRDQVDKTSILFQNGKFALDQEIGTALRESAAAAQVKLEAAVLGFKAAQYVDRGKFVPDNITNDLLAAAFNAEGGKGLVLDGYPRTPDQSAFLIDLVKKTGTKIDLVLIVDNEDEAIVARTIGRRICPNKSCGKVFHLEFKPPTPDGKCTVCGTEVILRSDDTEEKIRTRLEEFQQKALPAIAVLTKAGIPSVHVPGNLPVFTDEAVRESVMSAIKPVLG; encoded by the coding sequence ATGATGCCGCAAAACATAATTGTTGCAGGTAAAAGTGGTGCGGGTAAGCAACCACGCATTGATGTCTTGCTTAACGAATATAAGTTAAAGCAACTCTCAACTGGCAATATTTTTCGTGAATATTTAGGGGCATACAAACAAATTCGCGATCAAGTTGACAAAACCAGTATACTTTTTCAAAACGGCAAATTTGCTTTAGATCAAGAAATTGGCACTGCGCTGCGTGAGTCCGCTGCCGCTGCTCAAGTAAAATTAGAAGCCGCGGTGCTTGGTTTTAAAGCAGCCCAATACGTAGATCGTGGCAAATTTGTTCCCGACAATATTACCAACGATTTATTAGCAGCAGCCTTTAATGCTGAAGGTGGTAAAGGCTTAGTGCTTGATGGATATCCACGCACCCCTGATCAGTCGGCCTTTTTAATCGATCTAGTTAAAAAAACCGGTACCAAAATTGACCTCGTTTTAATAGTCGATAATGAAGATGAGGCTATTGTTGCTAGAACCATAGGCCGTCGTATTTGCCCCAATAAAAGCTGCGGTAAAGTATTTCACTTAGAATTTAAACCACCAACACCAGATGGCAAATGTACAGTCTGTGGCACCGAAGTTATTTTGCGTTCAGATGACACTGAAGAAAAAATTCGCACTCGTCTTGAAGAATTTCAACAAAAGGCATTGCCTGCTATCGCAGTATTAACTAAAGCAGGTATACCCAGCGTGCATGTGCCTGGTAATCTGCCGGTGTTTACTGATGAAGCTGTACGTGAAAGCGTTATGAGTGCTATTAAACCTGTATTAGGTTAA
- a CDS encoding insulinase family protein, with protein MDLTPLLALLVFSVSTPNDVPPPQIKISYEKYVLTENGLEVILSEDHSLPIVAVNIWYHTGAVNEELGRTGFAHLFEHLMFQGSKNVGDDQHLRLLDAAGASEVNGTTSFDRTNYFETVPSNQLALALWLESDRMGFLLDALTQKKFDNQRDVVMNERRQTVDNYPYGISDERLVQLLFPPDHPYYGNVIGSMVDIAAATIDDVRDFYTRYYAPANATLAIVGDIDIAKTKALVAKYFATLPQRQTPTIRKIETPILKNEERVIIKEPVQLPRVAYAWLSPAAYQDGDADCDIIAFILGNGHASRLYQKLVYELQLAQEVSVGQASNYLTSIFRIEVIGRPGVDIKRLEAEIQKVIDEIRSTPASAQEIERARNQLVTEMVAYLQKIGDLNGKADTLNRYNQYINKPDYFNEDLARYQRITPSSVLNVAKEVLNSTARAVVITVPK; from the coding sequence ATGGATTTAACACCGTTACTTGCATTACTTGTTTTTTCTGTTTCGACACCTAATGATGTACCACCGCCACAAATAAAAATTTCTTACGAGAAGTATGTTTTAACTGAAAATGGTCTTGAGGTGATTCTTAGTGAGGATCACTCTTTGCCTATTGTGGCGGTTAACATTTGGTATCATACCGGCGCAGTTAATGAAGAGTTAGGACGTACAGGCTTTGCGCATCTATTTGAGCATTTAATGTTTCAAGGCTCAAAGAATGTTGGCGATGACCAGCATTTGCGACTGCTGGATGCTGCAGGCGCAAGCGAGGTAAATGGTACTACAAGTTTTGATCGCACTAATTATTTTGAAACCGTACCTAGTAATCAGTTGGCTTTAGCTCTTTGGTTAGAGAGCGACCGCATGGGTTTTTTGCTCGACGCACTAACCCAGAAAAAATTTGATAATCAGCGTGACGTAGTAATGAATGAACGTCGTCAAACAGTTGATAATTATCCCTATGGCATTAGTGATGAGCGTTTGGTGCAATTATTATTTCCCCCAGATCATCCATATTATGGCAATGTAATCGGCTCGATGGTGGACATAGCGGCCGCTACAATTGATGATGTACGTGATTTTTATACGCGTTATTATGCTCCGGCCAACGCAACTTTAGCAATCGTAGGTGATATTGATATTGCTAAGACCAAAGCATTAGTGGCTAAGTATTTTGCCACACTGCCGCAACGCCAAACCCCGACTATTCGTAAAATTGAAACACCAATACTTAAAAATGAAGAACGCGTAATTATTAAAGAGCCGGTGCAATTACCCAGAGTTGCTTACGCCTGGCTTTCCCCAGCAGCATATCAAGATGGTGACGCTGACTGTGATATTATAGCTTTTATTTTAGGCAATGGCCACGCAAGTCGTCTTTATCAAAAACTAGTTTATGAACTGCAATTGGCTCAAGAGGTATCAGTGGGTCAAGCCTCAAATTACCTAACATCGATTTTTAGAATAGAAGTTATTGGGCGCCCGGGTGTAGATATAAAAAGGCTTGAAGCCGAAATACAAAAAGTAATCGACGAAATACGGAGTACCCCAGCATCGGCGCAAGAGATTGAACGGGCTCGTAATCAACTGGTTACTGAAATGGTGGCCTATCTGCAAAAGATTGGTGATTTAAATGGTAAAGCTGATACATTGAATCGTTATAATCAATATATTAACAAACCTGATTATTTTAATGAAGATTTAGCACGCTATCAACGCATTACTCCTAGCTCGGTTTTAAACGTTGCTAAAGAAGTTTTAAATTCCACCGCACGTGCGGTAGTAATTACGGTGCCTAAATGA
- a CDS encoding insulinase family protein codes for MIRRILIISCVLVTSACSWQNKKVVAVNTNTSTLENESSDFRAQPPVAKAEPQITPPVAIRYRLDNGLLIFVVPKHDLPLVSINVVFKSGSASDPQQLSGVAGFVGEMLLSGTKTRSAKELASEIETYGTHLNVQVNEDDIHISSLALKNYWIKVLAILADAITNSTFSDEELQRVRKKRIASIAKELDDPETLAMRVLRKAVFAEHPYAHTVLGNKKDAEAIKHSDIIAYVNENLHAANAALIVIGDITTQQVIDQATKHFSEWQGKPSAKQQISDANLKPAKVVILNRPKAQLSFIMLGQLGIARNSGDYLPTVLMNSVLGGMFNSRLNMNLREDKGYTYGAYSYFDSMRYTGIFLAAAGVRTDVTIPALREFYTEIKRIKENGITVDELKHAKNGITLSLPARFQTVSSIASMIRNIYLYDFKLTYYNDLSKMINEIDLNAVQSAAKEHLAIDNLSLVIVGDYNTFKTELNKLDLGAIEVRETYH; via the coding sequence ATGATTCGGCGAATATTAATTATTTCTTGTGTTTTAGTAACTTCAGCTTGTTCATGGCAAAATAAAAAAGTTGTTGCGGTAAATACCAATACATCTACTTTAGAAAATGAATCTTCTGATTTTCGTGCGCAACCACCAGTTGCAAAAGCAGAACCACAAATTACTCCACCAGTAGCCATACGTTATCGGTTAGATAATGGTCTCTTGATTTTTGTGGTGCCCAAGCATGATTTGCCATTGGTTAGCATTAATGTGGTATTTAAATCAGGATCAGCATCTGATCCGCAACAGCTTAGTGGCGTTGCTGGTTTTGTTGGTGAGATGTTGCTCTCTGGCACTAAAACCCGTAGCGCCAAAGAGTTGGCTAGTGAAATTGAAACATATGGAACTCATCTAAACGTTCAAGTAAATGAAGATGATATTCATATTTCATCATTAGCTTTAAAAAATTACTGGATCAAAGTATTAGCTATATTAGCGGATGCCATTACTAACTCAACTTTTTCAGATGAAGAATTACAACGCGTTCGCAAAAAACGTATTGCCAGCATAGCTAAAGAACTTGATGATCCAGAGACACTTGCGATGAGAGTGCTACGCAAAGCAGTATTCGCCGAACATCCCTATGCTCACACAGTATTAGGTAATAAAAAAGACGCAGAAGCGATTAAGCATAGTGATATTATTGCATATGTTAATGAGAATCTTCATGCTGCAAATGCCGCATTAATTGTTATTGGTGATATTACAACGCAACAGGTTATTGATCAGGCAACAAAGCATTTTAGTGAATGGCAGGGCAAACCTTCTGCTAAGCAACAAATAAGTGATGCGAATTTAAAACCTGCAAAAGTTGTCATTCTTAATCGTCCCAAGGCGCAACTTTCATTCATCATGTTAGGGCAGCTTGGTATTGCACGTAATAGTGGTGATTATTTACCAACAGTATTAATGAATTCAGTTTTAGGTGGAATGTTTAACAGTAGGCTAAATATGAATTTGCGTGAAGATAAAGGTTATACCTATGGAGCTTATTCATATTTCGATTCAATGCGCTATACTGGTATTTTTTTAGCAGCTGCTGGTGTACGTACAGATGTTACAATACCAGCATTGCGCGAGTTTTATACTGAAATTAAACGAATAAAAGAAAATGGTATTACTGTTGATGAATTAAAGCATGCTAAAAATGGTATCACCCTATCACTGCCCGCGCGTTTTCAAACAGTTAGTTCGATAGCAAGTATGATTAGGAATATATATCTTTATGATTTTAAACTTACTTATTATAATGATTTGTCTAAGATGATTAATGAGATAGATCTAAATGCAGTACAATCTGCTGCCAAAGAGCATTTAGCTATAGATAACTTGTCATTAGTAATAGTTGGTGATTACAACACCTTTAAAACCGAACTTAATAAATTAGATTTAGGTGCAATAGAAGTACGTGAAACATATCATTAG
- a CDS encoding DUF4339 domain-containing protein, translating into MPDIWSGLGVEISKKSEGEWLYQVGGETRGPLPMQVIAQKLINGEIGLRTFVAREGGEFHPISQVAAFAQHITEAKKQVHKRAAAKMRRLMLIFAFPAIALLSVAGYFVWVELAQNRAEAMRVAKAKQAELEAKRKKAEALPDMGLVALVSLGSEDTVKISKHTGRKKNPNRKTGTFGITNRANEPEEMVQQCMLSQGAILGTLKKNLAKINVCVEDERSRDTQGQMPSTLELEFIVQTSGKVTDFALKDRHYRVGPLNNCLIKVFNTIKFPASNGANCPVSLPIKIGK; encoded by the coding sequence ATGCCAGATATTTGGAGTGGTCTCGGAGTCGAGATTTCAAAAAAGAGCGAAGGTGAGTGGTTATACCAGGTAGGGGGTGAAACCCGTGGCCCACTACCAATGCAGGTAATAGCACAAAAGCTAATTAATGGCGAAATAGGCCTAAGAACGTTTGTCGCCCGTGAAGGCGGTGAATTTCATCCTATTTCGCAAGTTGCAGCCTTTGCTCAACATATTACTGAAGCTAAGAAGCAAGTACATAAACGCGCTGCTGCAAAGATGCGTCGTTTGATGCTAATATTTGCTTTTCCGGCGATCGCTTTGTTGAGTGTTGCAGGCTATTTTGTTTGGGTTGAGCTAGCACAAAATCGCGCTGAAGCCATGCGCGTAGCTAAGGCCAAGCAAGCTGAATTAGAAGCAAAACGAAAAAAAGCTGAGGCTTTACCTGATATGGGGCTAGTGGCTTTAGTTTCTTTGGGTTCTGAAGATACGGTTAAAATTAGCAAGCATACCGGCAGAAAGAAAAACCCAAACCGAAAAACAGGTACTTTCGGCATAACCAACAGAGCTAACGAACCTGAAGAAATGGTACAACAATGTATGTTGTCACAAGGGGCAATTCTGGGTACTCTCAAGAAAAATTTAGCTAAAATAAATGTTTGTGTTGAGGATGAACGCAGCCGTGATACGCAAGGACAAATGCCTTCGACTTTAGAATTAGAATTCATTGTGCAGACTAGTGGCAAAGTTACCGATTTTGCCCTTAAGGATCGACACTATCGCGTTGGTCCATTAAACAACTGCCTAATCAAGGTATTTAACACTATTAAGTTTCCGGCTAGTAATGGCGCTAATTGCCCTGTATCACTGCCAATTAAAATTGGTAAGTAA
- the hemB gene encoding porphobilinogen synthase, whose product MTAPFLRPRRLRENTILRNAITETYIRPEHLIYPMFVGDIDTPYEIKGMPGITKYPINELVNEIEKLVSCGLKSFLIFGTPNNKDAIASAAIEHHGVVPKALRAIRKAIGNAALIATDVCLCSYTDSGHCGIIKDGRVDNDSSIDIIAQMALTHAQAGADLVAPSDMMDGRVRCIRELLDANNFSHTPIMSYAVKYASNLYGPFRNAADSTPAFGDRRGYQLDYHNRRDAIREAILDEQEGADILMVKPGVTYLDIIRDLYEHTNLPIAAYQVSGEYAMIRYAAINNAIDERGVVNETWTAMRRAGAQLILSYHAAIAIQENWLL is encoded by the coding sequence ATGACTGCACCATTTTTACGCCCACGTCGACTTAGAGAAAATACCATTCTGCGTAACGCAATTACTGAGACTTACATAAGACCTGAACACTTAATATATCCCATGTTTGTTGGTGATATTGATACACCCTATGAAATAAAAGGTATGCCAGGGATAACAAAATACCCAATAAATGAGCTAGTAAATGAAATTGAGAAATTAGTTTCATGTGGACTTAAGTCATTTCTCATTTTTGGCACTCCTAATAACAAAGATGCTATCGCTTCTGCTGCTATTGAGCACCATGGCGTTGTTCCGAAAGCCCTGCGTGCTATTCGTAAAGCTATCGGTAATGCCGCCTTAATCGCTACAGACGTTTGTTTATGTTCATACACTGATAGTGGTCATTGTGGAATTATCAAAGATGGACGAGTAGATAACGACTCCTCGATTGATATCATCGCCCAAATGGCACTAACACATGCTCAAGCTGGCGCTGATCTAGTCGCACCTTCTGACATGATGGATGGTCGTGTTCGTTGCATTCGTGAATTACTTGACGCTAATAATTTTTCGCATACTCCCATCATGAGTTATGCCGTAAAATACGCTTCAAATCTGTATGGTCCCTTTCGTAATGCCGCCGATAGTACTCCAGCTTTTGGTGATCGTCGTGGCTATCAGCTCGATTATCATAATCGTCGCGATGCTATTCGCGAGGCTATACTTGATGAACAAGAAGGTGCTGATATTTTGATGGTCAAACCTGGCGTCACCTATCTTGATATTATTCGCGACCTCTATGAACACACCAATCTTCCTATCGCAGCATATCAAGTATCCGGTGAATATGCCATGATTCGTTATGCTGCAATTAATAACGCTATTGATGAACGTGGCGTAGTAAATGAAACGTGGACAGCGATGCGTCGTGCTGGGGCGCAATTAATTCTGAGCTATCACGCTGCCATAGCCATACAAGAAAATTGGCTACTCTGA